In Mycteria americana isolate JAX WOST 10 ecotype Jacksonville Zoo and Gardens chromosome 21, USCA_MyAme_1.0, whole genome shotgun sequence, the genomic stretch TGCCCTAACCcagcctcccttcctcctccGGGCCTGCACGGCCGCctcaccctgccctcccctcacACACCAGCTACGGATCTCCCTTTCGCCTTGCCCTGGCGTagccctgccacccccctcctTCGCCCTTCCCTCGGCcctggcccagcccagctcagccccttccctcagccccttcccttcccttggcttggcttggcttggcccggcccggcccggcccggcctagCCGCTTCccccggcctggcctggcctaCCCTaccctagcctagcctagcctagcccagcccagcccagcccagcccagcccagcccagcccggcccggcccggcccggcccggcccgaccccaCTTCCGGGTCCCTTCCCGCAAGGCCTTGTGGGCCAGCCCCCACCCTGCGCGATCTCGCGCGACCTCCCCAGCGCCGCGCGCGCCCCCGGGACGCGTCACGCCGGGGGTGGGAGACGGGGACGAGCGATTGCATCACCGCGGTGCGCGCAGCGCTCCCCGCGTGACGTCAACGCTTCCCCTTCCCCAACGCCCGCGGAGAgaaagggtggggggaggaggcggccccgctccgccctcTCCCGGGATTGACGGCTGAGTTGACCAATGAGAAGCGGAGAAGGCGTGAGTGATGCGGCCGGCGGCCAATGGCAGGGGCGaagcggcgggagggggcgggaacgggcggccggggcgggctgggctgcGCCTGTCAGCGGGGCGGCGGGATGGCGGCGCTCTACGCCTGCACCAAGTGCCACCAGCGCTTCCCCTTCGAGGCGCTCAGCCagggccagcagctctgcaaggtccggggcggccggcggggcccggggcggctggCAGGGACGCCTGGGGGGAAGGAGACTGGGGGGCCTGTCtgtgagggagctgggggggggggggcaagggccGACTGGAGGGCTGTTGGTGAGGGAGGGTAGGCAGGGGGTGTtttggagggggctgggggctttTAGAGGGACCGGGGATAATTGGAGGGCTGTTTGTGGGGAGGCCCTGGGGGAGGCTAGGGCCTCGAGGTGGTTATTTGGGGCCTGAGGGTACGGGGTGGGCAGTTGAGGGCTGTGTGGGTGCGGCCCTGGGAGCCTTTGGGAGGTTTTGAGGGGCTGGAGGCATGGGGGCAGCTGGTAgagcctgggggctgctgggggggtaTGGTATTGAGGGGGTAATAAGGGAGCTGTTTGTCAGGGGGACCTGAGGGCACTGAAGGCTGTTTGAGGGGTATTTGGAGGGCGTCGGAGAGGGAGTCATGGGGCCGTTGGGGGGGAGGTGGATGCTATTCATGAGGGAAGGTCTGAGGACAAGGGAAGGGCTGTTTGTGAGGGAGGCTGTTAGCAAGGGGAGAGGCCTGGGGCATTTGGGAGGTGCCGAGGTGTTTGGGAGGGTCTGGGGACATTTGGGGGAGGTCTTATGGTACCTTGAAGGAGGGAGGTGGGTGTTGGGGTACAGTCGGAGTGGGTGGGGCAGTTTGGGTGGGGAAGAATGAGATCAAGGATGAGACAGGGAATGAGGGGCAGGAAATGGAGTAGCCTGGAATTGCTGAGGCAGATGGGGCAAAACAGGCAGGCGCAGGGGAACCTCCGAGGCATGGGGTGAGAGGAGAGCGGAGCCGGAGGCACTCCGGGCACAGGAAGCTTGTGGAGGGCAGAGGCATGAATAACTGTTGCAGGACTCTGTGTTCCTGGCCTGGGATGTGAGGCCAACCACCGTGACCCTTGTCTGTGGGCGTTGGGCACAAATAAGCCCTCGTTACGAATCTCAGTTCACTTCTGGCTCACCTGTGACACATGCCATTCCTGTCgcccttcctctgctctcagcccTTGCAAGAGCAGCATGACTGTACAGGCAGGAAATGTTTTGAGTTTGACGGATGTGTGTGcgtgtggtgggagcagaggtcAGCAGGTGATCTGGGATTTCGGGAAACGGTGTGCGGGAGAAGCATTGCATCTCACCAAACGCTTCTGTTGTTGCAGGAGTGCCGGATTGCGCATCCCATTGTTAAATGCACTTACTGCAGGACTGAATTCCAGCAGGAAAGGTAAACACTTGCTGAGCTGGGGAGATCGAGGTTTTCTTTAGAACAGACGCACCCAGGGAACCGTAATGTTTCCACGCCTTTGATGACGGAGCCTTAACCTGTAGATTGTCGCTGTGGAAGACTTGGGGGACCTTTGGCCTTCTTCAAAGGTCTGCTGGGCGAGTTGGTGTGCCTCTGCAGGGTCCTTAGATTTGCACCTTTtgcttggcttttatttttggtCAGTGCTCAGATGCGTCTTCCAGTGAAGGATCTGGGCGCATCTTCCCACAAGCTTTCTTCTTATCTGATTTCTAGtatctaaaaattatttcctaatatGTTTCCTTTAGCTgtgcttttgcctttttgcatttctgcaagtTCCGTAGCTTACAGAGGAAGGATCGGTAAACCCAGTAGATGCGTGTGGGCATTGTGTGGAGTGTTCTTTCCTGTGTTCAATGGGCAAATACACCTCTGTCCTGACCTCCCTTAACCTTGTCATCCAGAGCAGACCTCCTCCAGAACTGAGGCTGTCACCAGTGCTGAATCACGCCTGCTGCCAATTAGCCGGTGACCAGACTCCTGTATTTGTAAGGACAAAAAACTGGTGTCATCTGGGGATGCCTTAATTAAAAGATACCTCCTACTAATACCACTTTTGGGCAAATTATCCTCAATCAGATGAGGATAGGGAATGCACTTTTATATCAGAGTCCGTAGTGAAGATGAATACAGTCTTGCCACTAGAGATGGAGCCTAGGGGAGACAAGGATCCTAACCACAGaggtttaattttctttgggGAAGTCCTAATAGAATGATCTGTCCTTCTTTTTAACAGCAAAACCAACACAATATGCAAGAAGTGTGCTCAGAACGTGAAGCTCTACGGAACAGTAAGTGAGCAGGGCTCGTTGTCACCAgcctcttttcctttcatctttcttgtCTTTATCCTGCCGAATCCCAGAGCAGTTTATGGGCTGGCTCTGTTGTAATAGCATGACTGATCAATAATACGTGGGTCCCTCAAGCATgaagcttttacttttttctcttttagtacAGAAAAGAGCAGCTCTGCATCATCTTAGGCCAGCAAATGAACTGTTCGATATCCAATAGAAACAAGAGCATGCTTACACAAACTGAGATTGCTGCAGGAAGCAGTGAtaaatctttctttcctgcttgtctgaaatctgaaaaagcaattttgatTGTTTCTATTTTGGTGATATGTATTTTCTAAAGATTTCATAGCACTTGATAAATTGTCTGGGTGCCACAGCTAAATACACTTAGCTAGAGACCAGGCGTCCAAATGTAGTTATGTCTCCTGGATCAGCATTATGATTAGCTTGGAAGGGGGAAATAAAAGTTTTGAAGtgatggggagaaggggaaagagcaaTGTATTAATGTGATTAGAAGGCACTGCTCTATCAGTTGTTCTTGTTTCTTAAAGCCAAAACCCTGCCAGTACTGCAACATTATAGCAGCATTTATTGGAAACAAGTGCCAGCGTTGCACAAACTCTGAAAAGAAGTATGGACCTCCGCACTCCTGCGAGCAGTGCAAGCAGCAGTGTGCGTTTGACCGGAAGGATGATAGAAAGAAGGTCAGTATCTCTGTAAAAAGAGGCTGAAAAGGTAAAAGGGCTGATCACAGTGATCGTCTGTCCATCTCCTTCACATATTCTCTAGCATTTCAAAAGGGGGTGTCTCTTGGTTGTGAAGTATTTTTCTGGAGTTGAGCTTTGCTGTGGGAGCTGTGTTTTGGAGCTGTTTCATCTTTGAGCCCCTCTGCTTCTTTGGCAGATCTACTGAGAAAGATCTCTTGAATTTGGCCTAAGGGTAGGTGGGCTGGCAAGGGAGAAGAGCAACCTGCttggggagagggacagggaacAATATTTGTGCTGTAGCCTGAGGAGCTGGAAGTGTCATACCTCCACCAGGAAACCCATTCCATGGCTTCTGCTTTGCTTAAACAACATAAGTGCTCCTTGGGAGGTGTGTGCTTCTaaggcctgcttcctgcaggCTATGAACATCTATTGTTCGTTTGGGACACTGCGCTGATaatccctctcctcctgctgatcCTCCTTGAGCAGAGACCCTTGCTGTTTTGGTCTCCAGTGACTACCCTGTCGTGTACCATTCCTTGGCGTTGCTTTGACAGAAATCCCACTAGAGTTAGTGTTTCCTGGTGAATGGGTGCTATAAGATGGTCTGTAAGCAAAGCTTGGCAGAGACTGTAGTTACGATAGATTAGCTGCTGTTAATGAGTCCCGCCTGCATTGCACCAGCCACGCCAGATGCACTTCTTACCCTTTCCAGGCACTCGAGGGATCCTTTTTGAGTCGCCGCTTATTCATGTGTGATCTTAAGCCTGAAGGTGCTTCTTGTCTTCTCTGTGTTTGGTTTGTGGGCAGGAAGCAAGACCAAaacttttccctctctctttctctctcatcttcCAGGTGGATGGAAAGCTGCTATGCTGGTTATGCACGCTATCCTATAAACGGGTCCTACAGAAGACCAAAGAGCAGTGCAAACACCTGAGCAGCTCTTCCCGGGCAAGCCTGCAAGAGAAGGAACAGTACAGTAGGCTCAGCAGTGGCAGCCACTATAACAGGTAACCTGCACGAGCTTTTTTGTTGTGCGGGGTAAGCTTGCCTCAGGGGTGAGCAAACAGGGTGCCTGGCTGCTCCACGCTCCTTAGGTGCGCTTTCTAAAGTAACCAGGAGAAATGCCTGGGGGCTCGGTACCCTGGTGATAGGTTTTGGCAGCTGTCTGTTGTTCGGGAGAATCTGGCTAAGTCAGGCTTTGCTAGTTTGCAAACCCCACTGTGCTGGAGTAGACTTGTAGTCCGACAGTGCTTC encodes the following:
- the FAM76A gene encoding protein FAM76A isoform X3, with the translated sequence MAALYACTKCHQRFPFEALSQGQQLCKECRIAHPIVKCTYCRTEFQQESKTNTICKKCAQNVKLYGTPKPCQYCNIIAAFIGNKCQRCTNSEKKYGPPHSCEQCKQQCAFDRKDDRKKVDGKLLCWLCTLSYKRVLQKTKEQCKHLSSSSRASLQEKEQYSRLSSGSHYNSQKTLSTSSIQNEIPKKKAKFDAISANGDSVPSSPEMLCPPIQSAPSTLAQWAASQQSLGAHHCPVSQGTDILNFSPDLALDSPGTDHFVIIAQLKEEVATLKKMLHQKDQMILEKEKKITELKADLQYQESQMRAKMNQMEKTHKEVMEQLQAPWQGPETLVRK
- the FAM76A gene encoding protein FAM76A isoform X5, which gives rise to MAALYACTKCHQRFPFEALSQGQQLCKECRIAHPIVKCTYCRTEFQQESKTNTICKKCAQNVKLYGTPKPCQYCNIIAAFIGNKCQRCTNSEKKYGPPHSCEQCKQQCAFDRKDDRKKVDGKLLCWLCTLSYKRVLQKTKEQCKHLSSSSRASLQEKEQYSRLSSGSHYNSQKTLSTSSIQNEIPKKKAKFDAISANGDSFSPDLALDSPGTDHFVIIAQLKEEVATLKKMLHQKDQMILEKEKKITELKADLQYQESQMRAKMNQMEKTHKEVMEQLQAKNRELLKQAAALSKGKKPEKSGAITSP
- the FAM76A gene encoding protein FAM76A isoform X2 — encoded protein: MAALYACTKCHQRFPFEALSQGQQLCKECRIAHPIVKCTYCRTEFQQESKTNTICKKCAQNVKLYGTPKPCQYCNIIAAFIGNKCQRCTNSEKKYGPPHSCEQCKQQCAFDRKDDRKKVDGKLLCWLCTLSYKRVLQKTKEQCKHLSSSSRASLQEKEQYSRLSSGSHYNSQKTLSTSSIQNEIPKKKAKFDAISANGDSVPSSPEMLCPPIQSAPSTLAQWAASQQSLGAHHCPVSQGTDILNFSPDLALDSPGTDHFVIIAQLKEEVATLKKMLHQKDQMILEKEKKITELKADLQYQESQMRAKMNQMEKTHKEVMEQLQHKPPRFGCLESPGCEVKG
- the FAM76A gene encoding protein FAM76A isoform X4, whose product is MAALYACTKCHQRFPFEALSQGQQLCKECRIAHPIVKCTYCRTEFQQESKTNTICKKCAQNVKLYGTPKPCQYCNIIAAFIGNKCQRCTNSEKKYGPPHSCEQCKQQCAFDRKDDRKKVDGKLLCWLCTLSYKRVLQKTKEQCKHLSSSSRASLQEKEQYSRLSSGSHYNSQKTLSTSSIQNEIPKKKAKFDAISANGDSVPSSPEMLCPPIQSAPSTLAQWAASQQSLGAHHCPVSQGTDILNFSPDLALDSPGTDHFVIIAQLKEEVATLKKMLHQKDQMILEKEKKITELKADLQYQESQMRAKMNQMEKTHKEVMEQLQV